DNA from Stenotrophomonas indicatrix:
GATGGCGTCGGAATAGCACGCACCCAGCTGCGACAGCAGGGAACCGGAGTCGAAACGGCCGGCGTTGAAGAAATAGGGGCTCAGCCGGCCGGACTTGAGGGTGAACTGGCCGAAGCGCAGGGCGTCGGCGGTCAGGGCCAGCTGCAGGAAACGGTGACGGTGGTCGCTCATCAAAACTCGATTCATCTTCATTTGGAGCGCAAATCCTAATCCAGCTGGGCTTTCTGCGCTCGTCCGGCCCCTTCACGCAGGTATCGGCAGCTGCCCCCGCGGGCTGCTCAGCCCGGCAGGCAACCGGTATGCTTGCCCGGTTTCCCGCCGTAGGTTCTTCCGCATGCGCATCATCAGCTTCAACGCCAATGGCATCCGCTCGGCCGCCACCAAGGGCTTCCTCGACTGGTTCCGTGGCCAGGACGCCGACGTCCTCTGCATCCAGGAGACCAAGGCCCAGGAAGACCAGCTGACCGACCCGATGTTCCGCCCGGACGGCCACCATTGCTTCTACCGCGATGCCATCACCAAGAAGGGCTACAGCGGCGTGGCGATCTACAGCAAGCGCGAACCGGACCAGGTCATCACCTCGCTGGGCTGGGCCCCGTTCGACGACGAAGGCCGCTACATCGAGGCCCGCTTCGGCAACCTCAGCGTGGTCTCCTTCTATATCCCGTCCGGCAGTTCGGGCGACCTGCGCCAGGGCTTCAAGTTTGAAGTGATGGAGTGGCTGCGGCCGATCCTCGAGGAATGGGCGCGCAGTGGCCGCGACTACGTGCTGTGTGGCGACTGGAACATCGTCCGCTCGGCGCTGGACATCAAGAACTGGAAGTCCAACCAGAAGAACTCCGGCTGCTTGCCCGAGGAACGCGACTGGCTCAATGCCCTGTGTGCCGACCATGGCCAGGCCACCGATGTGGGCGCTGGTCGCGGCTGGGCCGATGCCTACCGCCTGCTCAACCCGACCGGCGAGGACTACACCTGGTGGAGCAACCGTGGCGCCGCCCGCGCCAACAACGTTGGTTGGCGCATCGACTACCAGTTCATCACCCCGGGCCTGCGTGACCGCCTGCGCAGCTGCTCGATCTACCGCGACCAGCGCTTCTCCGACCACGCGCCGTTCATCGTGGATTACGACCTGTGACCGAGGCTGCCAAGCCAGCCGGCTACAAGGGCTGGGCCGGCATCAAGCGTGCGTTCGGTACGCCCTCGGCGCTGACCATGGCCCTGCTGGGCTTCGGTAGTGGCCTGCCGTTCCTGCTGATCGCCTCGCAGACCCTGTCCACCCGTCTGCGCGATGTCGGCCTCGATCTGGGCAGCATCGGCCTGATCAGCCTGGCCAGCTTCTTCTACCTGCTCAAGTTCGTCTGGGCACCCCTGCTGGATCGCTACGCGTTTCCGTTGCTGGGGTTCCTCGGTCGCCGCCGCTCGTGGCTGCTGGTCTCGCAGATCCTGGTACTGGTGGGCCTGGTGGCACTGGCGTTCGTGCGGCCAGAGCAGGGCGTGTGGCCGCTGGTGGCCTGGGTATTGGTGGCATCGTTTGCAGGTGCCACCCAGGATTCAGTGGTCGACGCCTACCGCATCGAGATCGCGCCGCAGACCGCGCAGGCCGCGTTGGCCGCCACGTACACGCTGGGCTATCGCATCGGCCTGATCCTGGCCGGTGCCGGCGCCTTGTACCTGGCACAGTTCGAAGGCTGGATCATTGCCTATCTGGCCATGGCCGCACTGATGATCCTGCCGATCATCACCACGCTGTTCTGCCGCGAACCGGAGCGCCCGGCCAACGCCGTGCAGCGTCGCATCGACATTGCCGAAGCGTTCGTACAGCCGATCACCAGCTTCTTCACCCGCAACGGCATGGCACTGGCGCTGGCGCTGCTGGCGTTCGTCGGGTTCTTCAAGTTTCCCGACCAGGTCATCGGCGTGATGGCCGGACCTTTCTATCTGGATTCGGGCTTCGACAAGGCCGACATCGCTACGGTCTCCAAGCTGTTCGGCGTGTGGATGGGTATTGGTGGGGCGTTCCTTGGCGGTATCGCCGTCGCCGCCTTCGGTTTCCGCCGGATGCTGCTTGTCGCGGCGCTGGGTGTGGCCCTGTCGAATCTGGCCTTCCTGCTGATGGCGCACAATCCGGGGCAGTTGTGGGCGTTCTACGCCGCGCTCAGCGCCGACAACCTGTTCCAGGGCTTTGCCGGCACGGTGCTGGTGGCTTTCATGTCTTCGCTGACCGATCGCAACTTCACCGCAACCCAGTATGCCCTGCTGGTATCGCTGGCCAACCTGCCGGGCAAGTTCGTCGGCGGCGTTTCCGGTTACATCGTGGAGGCCACCTCGTACAGCACCTTCTTCATGCTCAGCGCCGTCACGGTGGTGCCCACCATGCTGCTGCTGGCCT
Protein-coding regions in this window:
- a CDS encoding exodeoxyribonuclease III, with the protein product MRIISFNANGIRSAATKGFLDWFRGQDADVLCIQETKAQEDQLTDPMFRPDGHHCFYRDAITKKGYSGVAIYSKREPDQVITSLGWAPFDDEGRYIEARFGNLSVVSFYIPSGSSGDLRQGFKFEVMEWLRPILEEWARSGRDYVLCGDWNIVRSALDIKNWKSNQKNSGCLPEERDWLNALCADHGQATDVGAGRGWADAYRLLNPTGEDYTWWSNRGAARANNVGWRIDYQFITPGLRDRLRSCSIYRDQRFSDHAPFIVDYDL
- a CDS encoding AmpG family muropeptide MFS transporter, with amino-acid sequence MTEAAKPAGYKGWAGIKRAFGTPSALTMALLGFGSGLPFLLIASQTLSTRLRDVGLDLGSIGLISLASFFYLLKFVWAPLLDRYAFPLLGFLGRRRSWLLVSQILVLVGLVALAFVRPEQGVWPLVAWVLVASFAGATQDSVVDAYRIEIAPQTAQAALAATYTLGYRIGLILAGAGALYLAQFEGWIIAYLAMAALMILPIITTLFCREPERPANAVQRRIDIAEAFVQPITSFFTRNGMALALALLAFVGFFKFPDQVIGVMAGPFYLDSGFDKADIATVSKLFGVWMGIGGAFLGGIAVAAFGFRRMLLVAALGVALSNLAFLLMAHNPGQLWAFYAALSADNLFQGFAGTVLVAFMSSLTDRNFTATQYALLVSLANLPGKFVGGVSGYIVEATSYSTFFMLSAVTVVPTMLLLAWLWPRIVDRGPSPAA